Proteins from one Panicum virgatum strain AP13 chromosome 7K, P.virgatum_v5, whole genome shotgun sequence genomic window:
- the LOC120639929 gene encoding uncharacterized protein LOC120639929 → MGFLIYACLLHLLLSTADSGVAAQSQPLSPARILDATLQDYAFRAFEHPRTGIVYNATLPANLTGIALSAVRLRSGSLRRKGFADYFQFGVPTGVVVQPHVERVVLVYHNLGSSSDHYYPLSGHTYLAPVLGLLAYDAANLSSVGLQELNIVASRDQCQGGAIRQCAAAVRGVRFKWCAAARDLEATNAGSTYRQGHISIVVNSSEIAPAPAPPGSISPPIPTPGGQKKGNSKAWKIAVSVVGAAIALGLLAVLLLCLVRYKRDKKLEAMERNAEVGETLRVAQVGRTQAPVALGTRTQPVIENDYAA, encoded by the exons ATGGGCTTCTTGATCTACGcctgcctcctccacctcctgctCTCGACCGCCGATTccggggtggcggcgcagtCGCAGCCGCTGTCGCCGGCCAGGATCCTCGACGCGACGCTGCAGGACTACGCGTTCCGGGCCTTCGAGCACCCGCGCACCGGCATTGTCTACAACGCCACCCTCCCCGCCAACCTCACCGGCATTGCGCTCTCCGCGGTCCGCCTGCGCAGTGGCAGCCTCCGGCGGAAGGGCTTCGCCGACTACTTCCAGTTCGGCGTCCCCACCGGCGTCGTCGTGCAGCCGCACGTCGAGCGGGTGGTGCTCGTCTACCACAACCTCGGCAGCTCGTCGGACCACTACTACCCGCTCTCCGGGCACACCTACCTCGCGCCGGTGCTGGGGCTGCTGGCCTACGACGCAGCCAACCTCTCGTCCGTGGGTCTGCAGGAGCTCAACATTGTCGCATCAAGGGAT CAATGTCAGGGCGGTGCCATCAGgcagtgcgccgccgcggtgcgtGGTGTTCGATTTAAATGGTGTGCCGCTGCTCGGGACCTGGAGGCAACCAATGCGGGCTCGACGTATCGCCAGGGGCACATCTCAATAGTGGTGAACTCCAGTGAGATTGCTCCAGCTCCTGCTCCACCTGGCTCAATCTCCCCACCGATACCGACTCCGGGAGGGCAAAAGAAGGGAAACTCAAAGGCGTGGAAGATTGCCGTCAGCGTCGTTGGGGCTGCCATAGCATTGGGGCTGTTGGCTGTGCTTCTGCTGTGTTTGGTCAGGTACAAAAGGGATAAGAAGTTGGAGGCGATGGAGCGGAATGCTGAGGTTGGGGAGACGTTACGGGTGGCGCAGGTTGGGCGGACGCAGGCACCTGTGGCCTTGGGGACACGGACACAACCGGTGATTGAAAACGATTATGCTGCATAG
- the LOC120639930 gene encoding E3 ubiquitin-protein ligase EL5-like — protein sequence MWYRGGARGVGMWLLFGGAGGGADAAWCYQGSLGNKSVAKLPRREVGEGEALECVICITELAAGETARVLPRCGHEFHVDCIDMWLHTHSTCPLCRGAAGDNDDPHVGVGGRGCRCSPDE from the coding sequence ATGTGGTAccgcggcggtgcgcgcggcgtGGGGATGTGGCTACTgttcggcggcgctggcggaggagcggacgcGGCGTGGTGCTACCAAGGTAGTCTGGGCAACAAGTCTGTGGCGAAGCTACCGCGCCGGGAGgtgggcgagggcgaggcgctGGAGTGCGTCATATGCATCACGGAGCTCGCGGCCGGGGAGACGGCGCGCGTGCTACCTCGGTGCGGACACGAGTTCCACGTCGACTGCATCGACATGTGGCTCCACACCCACTCCACCTGCCCGCTCTGCCGGGGCGCCGCAGGCGACAACGACGACCCGCACGTAGGAGTAGGAGGGCGTGGCTGCCGCTGCTCACCCGATGAGTAG